GTGGAATCCTTAGAATTTTTTCCACATGACTCTTTGTACTCTATTTTGGAGGAAAATTTTCATCCACTCAAATTTCTTGGTAAAATTTATTTGTTTTCCAATGCTATCAAACACTCTTCCATGCAAATTCAAGTAGTTTTGTAATCCTATAGGATAGAACACTCTTTTTGCGAATAAGCCTATGGATTTATACTAAATAGTATGAATTGTAAAAGACATCCCAAGAAAAAGGAAATTACAATCTGGTTCTTAGTGGGGCAAACAAACTCAATTTCCAACATGAGCCAAAGCCATGCCGCTCCCTGTTCCATAGTTGAAGTCGGCCTAATATTGTATCTTGTGGTCAGGGGTCCAGGTGGATCAATGCCTCCAAAGAAGAAGCCCTCATTGTAGAAGCCTTGTGTAGATTGCAAATCCTAAAGTCGAACCTTCTCATGAATAATACTTGCATTGGCTTCCCAACGACGGTGACAAGAATGTCATATTACAATGGAGAGGGATCATGAATCACCATAGGTCGATTTGTCATGCCAGGGAGACACCCGTAGGGAGAAAAGGAGGCCACAACCTCGTCGTTGTTGCAAAAACAATTGGGGGTGGGGGCATCACCCCAATCTCCAAGGATTGGTCTTCCATATCAACCAAAGAGTAGGAACAAGAATACAAATACCTTGACACCAGCGCAAAGACACATGCCCCCCCTGATTCGAAGAACCCGCGACAACCGTCGTAGACACCAACTCCGAGATCCAACAGCGACAACCAAGAATCACAAGTAAACTTATTTGTCACCACTCGAGCCGAAGCCATGAACAACCAAAGACTTAATCAAGACAACTAGACTACTGAACGCACACGTAACAAGTTCCTCGGGTTCCCATTCCTCCATCCAACGTCGGAGGTGAGGGAACCCCGGTGACACCAGAATCTGGGTGCCTATTTACACCTCGTGTTGGATCTCTTGTAGCGTATAGGGTTTCACGGAAGGAAAAAGAGGACGAGAAAGGAACCTATGGGATAGAACACTCTAATGCCACGTTTTCatgtccctgcgttttaagaatcatgtgaATCAAAGAGGCTCTAACTGGTTTTCAACCAGTTTTCCATAACCATCTGAGTATCCTTTGTCTTATAGTTATAGTGTGGCCTCTAGATTCGGCCTCTTTGATTCGAATGATTTTTTGGAGGGTTAGAATCCTTAGAATTTTTTTTCAGTTTGTCATTTTATTTGTAGGATTCAATCTTATAAATAATTCTTACATGACTTTTTTAGAAACATAGTACAAACACATACGCTtatataacacacacacacacacccatgaAACACACACATGCAACCCTACCACTACGAGCACCTTTGTCATTTGTGCTAGATTCCATAGAAAGTTTAGCATTACCTCAATCCCTTTAAAAGAGCCTTTTAATTTCTTTTCTGTGATGCAATCAAGCCAAAAATTTGAAGGATTATAATGGGCACGATATTATTAATTATatgttttttttgcgagaaaatttccgatctattcatcttcaatcatgacagtacaacgaatactagaaataataaaaattacatccagatccatagaccacctagcgacgactaccagcactgaagcgagccgaaggcgcgccgccgtcatcgcccctccatcgccggagtcgggcacaacttgttgtagcagacagtcgggaagtcgccgtgctaaggccccgtaggaccagcgcaccagaacagcaaccgccgcagatgaagaataacgtagatcagaaagatccaatccgaagacacgcgaacgtagacgaacaacgacgagatccgagcaaatccaccaaagatagatccaccggagacacacctccacacgcccaccaacggtgctagacgcgtcgccggaacggggactaggcggggagacctttattccatcttcagggagccgccgccgtctcgtcttcctgagcaggacacaaaccctagcaaaactgaaagaaacgactaaaaacggagccctcccgacggcccttgccgagatccaccacgcccccatggccctagggtcaccggagaggaggcggacctgcggcggcgacgacgggaggCAGAAATCCTAACTTTTTtatggaggaaggaggaggcggcggctagcCTTTCCTTCGAGCATGCGGGGCATGCATGTGTGGGCATACGCAGGCCTCATTTTCTTTGGTTTTTGATTATCAATCTTCTATATTTTTTGAACCAAAAATCCAAATTAAGTTTCTTTGCATATTCATGTTTTTGGTGACAGGACTTTCAAACGAGATCGATTTTGAATACGCTTTGAAGAGTTTTTAAGTTCATCCGCAAAAAAAAGgagtttttaatttttgttaagtTTCAACTTTCAAAACTTAGTATGGGCGACGGACTAAGTCGTAAAGTTACGGAACCTGTGACCGACAAAATTGTAAACTAAAATTTGCAATTTGTTGTGCCCTTCTGAGGGATCCAACAACTTCTACGGGTCATGCGACAATTGAACGGCTGCGTGGCCGGACAGATGTGTGCTCCTGCACCTGCGTGCCCGTGCGGATCTCCGTTTCCCTACCGTGCATGCCCTTGATTGGGAGAGATAGCTATTGTCCTAGCTTTCGGCTATAAAGGAAGTCACTCCCCTTGGAGCTATCCTCTGCCCTCATGAACATGCGTCTAGTCTCAGGAAATTGTGTGCGCGGGAGCGAGACATGCATGATGGAGGGATCTCGCAAAGTTGCGCCGGGAAGGCAGCGGGACACCAACCGTGCGCACACAAGAGCAAAGTCGCTCGGCCATCCCAGCGGCAAACAGAGCCGCCGCAGTTGCGGCGCGGCAAGTTGTAGCAGCCGTTCTGGTTAGGCGGTCGCAATTACCGTGTCAAACTCAAGCGAGATCCATCGATGTTATCCTTTAAGTCCGCATCACGATTAGCCCGTCGTGTCGATCCATCGTTTCACGCATGTGCTAGCTCCTCGATTGGCGTCTCTTTGATCCTTGTCGGTACTCACATCATGCAAATCTTAGACCGGAGACACGATTGGTTAATGGTACAGGCTATTTCTATTTCTATGCATATTTGATATGGCGGGAAGTCAGTAAGCCATAAAAGAAGCTTATATAGTGGGTTCAATTTTAGTCTCTGAAAAGTAGAAAAACCCACATAATGACAGAGTTTCCCCTCCTTCTATCGGCACCGCCGCCTTCAATGGCCTTTGGACCCTGGAGATGCAGAGGACCCTGGGGACCCACTCCCATTCTTGATTGGTTGGTGCCTTAGTTAGGGTTTTGTGGCGACGGTGTTGTTCCCTGGTAGGAATTATGAGTCCCACGTCTGAGCCCTGCCTTGATGGTGTGTCTAGTATTGTAAGGGGACGTTTGATAGTGTGTCTCCGTCGGATCTCGTGGGACTCGGCCGATGTTGTGCTGGTAGTCGATGGAAATGTTTGTATCCAGTCTTTGGTCGTGTGTCTATATGTTTCATCCTTCCGATCTACATCTCTATTCATCGGCGACGGCTGTTGTGTTTTGATGTGTTGGCCTTGTGGGGCCTTAGTACGATTGCTTCCTGATTATCTACTACAACAAGATTTGACCAGTTTTGACGAGGGAGGGGCGATAATGGCGACGCGCCTTTGACTTACTCCAGCTCTTGTGGTCGTCGTTGGATTGTCCATAGACCTGGTTGTAATTTTTGTTACTTCTGATATTCTTTATACAAATAATGAATTTGTGAAAGTTTCTTTGAAAAAAAAACAGAGCTTGTTATACTTTCTTTACCCCATTTCCCAAGGACTACCACTGCACCTGCCAGGCGATGAACCAGCGAGGAGAAAATTGCCAGGCCTTACATTTTTCTTTGAAACACCAGGCCATACACTCGCGCCAGAACTCTCGCCACCTGAAGCTTTTCCCTACGCGCTACAATACCGGGCTGGCCCATTTTCGTGCATCGTTCGCTCGCTCGCGGTAGCTGCCTGTGCTGGCTTCCCTCCTTTGCTTTCTGGTTTTTTATTCATTTCTTGTTTGCCCCTAAAAAAAAATCAtctcttgtttttttttctttcggttTTTTCTGTTTCTTCACCGATTTTCATCGGTTTTCTGTTGTTCTTTGTTTTTCATTGGTTTTCTTAGTTACTTTCATGGTTTTCTTTGATtattgttttctttgtttttcttctttttcctttgtttctttctcagttttcactggttttttgcttttcattctttcttctttttatttgTTCCTTTCTTGGTTTTCATGGGTTTTTTTTCATTCTTTCGTGGTTTTCTCTGCTTTCATTCTTTTGCATTGGTTTTCTTTggctttcatttttttctttttattttttggtttttattGGTTTTATTTGTTTCATTGTCAATTTTCATTGGGTTTTTTATTCAACATATGTCAAAAGTTAAGTACACATTCCACATTTTTCTTATACATCAGAAATATTTTTATATATGTATataatattttgaaatacatgattaatatattttttaaattatATTTGtatgtctacttttttcatacacaCTGTACATTTTTAGTATATAtctaatacatgtttaacattttcgaACATAAGATTTCTtttaaatacatggtcaacatttatcAATGCATAGTGAGCATTTTCTATGGCAATAAATATTTATCACAGACAATGTACATTTTTTGTAGACATTGGGAACATTTTTATAtaaatgtttaacattttttaactCATAATCAGCattttttaaaatatatgttttTTTATGTCCACTTTTATCCAGTGTATGTTGTACTTTTTTATTATACACTAGGCAAATTTTTTATACACGTTAACATTTTTATAATACATGATCAACatgttttcatacacattgtattttTGTATATATTTTTTGTGTACATGAAAAATATTTTTTCaaaacacatttaacattttcaagtACATGGTTTACATTTTTAAATACTTCCTTAATTTTTTAAatgattgattaacattttttaaatatatgatcaacttttttcatacacattgttatTTTTTATACATTTTCCGTATACATGGAAAATATTTTCTTTATACATATTtatcatttttcaaatgcttggttaacattCTTCAATTGTTTCATGTAAAATGTGGTTaatatatatttagaatatttggaagtataaaaaaataaaaaagcgaAAAAACATGCATGATATAAGCGACACATAGGCGCGCTCCATACACTCGTGTGCCCAACCACATAATTTCAACATTGGGGCGGCCAACACATCAGTGAGAACCATGCTGATACCCACCCCGGTTATGAGGGATAATGGGTTGCTTCATCATTTGCACTCTGGCCCGAATTGGGCTAACAACTATTTGGATTCCTTTGGAAGGAGGTGACATGTGGAATGCTATCTGTCATTAAGATAATCCTTGGAAGCTTATATTTGAAATAACTAAAATTACTATCATTTTAGAAACATCAAGATAATCTTTAAAACaactgaaattttgcatatttcaatgAGGTCTAAATGGTTTTTTGCTTCTAAAATTTAACGTTGGTCAAAACGCTATGTAATGATAACATGTCAGCTAACTATGCAGAGGTAATAAAAGAGGAGAATGCTTCGGAACCCTATGTCTGGTGAGCTGCTCGAGCGACTCACAAGGTGAACCCCACAACCTCCACTAGCTTCCACCTAATCCGCCTCCCCTCCTCGCCGCTGTTGGCGAGGCCTCTACAGGACCTACACACCATCTCCTCTTCGTACCCCCTTTGACCCTTGTGATGAATCCCGGCGAGACTTCGGTGAGATGCGTTCGCTGCAGTATCAGCCACAAGGACTTGTAACTGATCTTGGCGAGGGACCGGTGTGTCGCCTTTGCTGCTGCGGATTCCCACAACAAGGTCCTCTCTCCTCTTGGCTATGCATGCAGCCACGCCTGGATGCCACATGGCAAGATTTGCGCTCGTGGTGGTTGACCCTGTGCTCGCGCCCAATTGTTGCACGGTGCCTAGGAACGGGAAAGTAGACCTAAGGCCGATAGTGTGCTCTGCTCCTCACGCCGGGGTGGCCTTGGCCAAATGTGCGGCTCCTGGATCACCGACTTGTGGTGGCGACGTCAGCGCGAATTGTGGTGACTATCAAAAGTTCTTTGTGatggttcctccctccagacccttTGATTGACTTTGGCGGTGAGATGTAAACTATAGGCGATGGCTTGACGCACAGGGATGGTTATGCAGTGATGGTGGTTGCACATCGCATGTCGCTGCTGGAATGAAGGAAAAGTGATGGCGACAACATATGAGTGGCATCGATGATGGTGGTGCACTCAGTCTCGACCTCTGTGGTGAAAAGCAAGGTCTTACCTGAGCTTGTTATTGTTGGCAATGGCGATGTTTTTATATGGTTACCtcgttgaaggcattgctcggatatgcttcAACTTATCCTTccaggtgaaaacctagattccgGCCTTGAGTGGTTGGATGCAACGATGGCGCCGTTTGAGCATCGCTCCCTTTCGAaaggtgttgttgttgttgaagaactTCCTCGTCTGTGTAGTTTCATGACATGTTTGGTGCGACTATGGTCAGTGCCATAGTTTGCTGATCGTGGATCCCATCACTTTTTTTTTCTCTCGCATACACATAGTTTCAGTCTGATATGACTTTGATATTTGTTGACGTGTTTTATGTGTGCACGTGTCGATGTTGGTTGTACGCAACCTAACTATGTAGAGGCCGGGATATGGGCTCGTTGTGTTTGTCTCCTCTTAATGCTCCACTCTTGAGCCAATAAAGCTGACTCTTTATAAAAAAAAACTATGTAGATAACTTAAACTATAATGGATGCAGACGCCACACCCACCATAATCTAAGCCACTACTCGTTAGTTTTAGGATTGGTGCAACTTTTTATTGAATTGGCAGTGACTTCATACAACACGCGTTGTGTATATGTCAATAATAAAATATGTTCATACTCATTTACTAGTGAACTAGACACATCGCATTTAACTCAGACATTGACTGACAAAGTGGTGCCAGTTTTCAACAGAGAACTGATTGAAATAAATGAATGTAAAGTTGCCAGGCAACTTACAGTGGAAAGTCACCCCTAAAAAAACTTACAATGGAAAGATAAAACAGTAAAAGGTAAAATAAAAGATGCCACTACAAAGACTCGGGCTAGTTTTTTTTTGAAGTATTTGAAGAATATTATGGTTTTCTCATAAACCACCGTTTTCAAAACTTTGAGGTGCTTGGGTTCAACAAATATCATAGTTTTATAGGCATATTATCTCTAATACCATTTTTTAGTACTCAAGAAGAGATGTCTTGACCACTTTTTACTAAATTGAAGAACAAAAAACTATGGTTTTTTGAAACTGAAGTTTTCATTGTTTATGTAATTGAATACATGGGTTTTAGATTACTACGGTTTTAAGAAAACCATGTTGCCAAACTAGGAATTAGTACAAAAAACGTCTCAGTAAGCATACATATAATAATTTGACGACATCATTAGGGTCGAATGGTTGATAATACAGTTACCATATCTCCATCATTAAGCACTACTTCTTTCGTCGTACTAAATTATGCGACAGAAACACAACCTCGAAGGAACATTTCATCACATAATCAATCTTCCCAATCTCAAATTTTGTCCAACTAAGATATGAGATGGCCAGTACTTGCAAGATTTGATCAAGGCCATAGTAACAGCGGGTTGCATTTAATATTTGATGGGTGGTTCGGAGGTGGCCTTTGTAGACAATGGGGTCTTCTCCTCTGCCACTGGTCAGGCCAGGACAACTGTTGATATTTATATGAAAGGGATATACACGATTGTTGAATCATGGAGTACATCCTGACTAATATAGTGATTGGGATCCCGATGTAAATAAGTAGAGGATATTCTGATGGGCAGCGTCGCCGAATGCTCTTCAATGCAATTATGGAACTATAGTTCACTAGTATCATAACGGGCATGCACGCAAAGCCTTATTGCTTATTGGTGGCTCACCGCACCTGTTTGGCAGAATGTAACATATTTAATAAAATTTATATTAATTTAATAATTTTTGAGAGAATCGGCATAGGAAATGCTTCCAGTAAAATATAGTACATTTTTTAAAACTTCAGTGGGTTGCTTTTAAGCCTTTGCCATTTCCGAAGGAAAAAAACATGATTACTTAGACCGTGATATTTTTGTACAAATACGGCATTGCATATTTCTTTCGACCGTGGTATTTGCTGCCACTGGATTCAGATCCAAAGGTGCAGATTGCATTGGAATCTGGTAGCGGTAGACACGACGAGGGAGGTGGAACTTCTCTCCCCCGTTCCCCCTATCCTATCCCCTTGTTCACCTCACTGCCCCTCCCGAATTCCTCCTCCGCCCGCCGGAGCCTGCTGCGACGAGCTTCCAAGCTCCCCTTGCGTCAGCTAGCCTTCTCCTCCGCTTCCAACAAAGAGCAATTTACCTCTCTTGCGCACCATCAGTTGCCCTTGAGCAATCGCCCCGCCGGCCGCCGGTCCTTGTGCGCCCACCAGATGCTTGTGATATTTCCGTAATGGCCTTCGCAACGAGCCTAGCCTCCTGCCCCGGCGCGTCGCTGCAGGCGGCGACGGCCAGGCCGTCCAGCCTCGGCTCCCCGGCGCCGCGGCCGCGACCTGTACCGCGCTGGCGGTGGCCACGCCTCCGGCCGTCCGCGTTCGCCTCCGACCAGCAGGCGCTTCTGGCCGCCCTGCGCGAGCAGGCGGACCCCGAGGCGGCGCTCCGGATGCTCAACTCGGCGCTCGCGCGGGACGACTTCGCGCCCGGCCGCGACGTCTACGAGGAGATCATCCGGAAGCTCGGGACGGCCGGCGCCTTCGACCTCATGAAGGTGCTCGTCAGGGAGATGCGCCAGGAAGGGCACCAGGCTGGGCCGGGCGTGGTGCAGTCGTTTGTAGAGGGCTATGCGCGGCTGCACATGTTCGATGATGCCTTCGACTTGGTTCTGAACCAGCTCGACATATTTGGCGTTCAGGGGGACGCACTGGTGGTGGTGTACAATCAGCTTCTCCGTACTCTTATGGAGGGGAGTAAGATCAAGCTCCTTGAGTCCGCTTATACGGAGATGAGCAATCGGGGTGTCAAACCTGACCTTGCCACTTACAACACGGTTATTAATGCGTTGTGTCGAGTTCATCAGGTTAGGACTGCAGTTTTGATGCTGGAGGACATGTCTAGCAACGGTGTGGCACCTGACGAGGTGACATTCACTACGTTGATGCAAGGTTTTGTCGAGGAGGGGAGTATTGAGGCGGCACTGAGGATGAAGACTCGGATGTCAGAAATGGGATGCTCGCCAACAAGTGTAACAGTCAATGTTTTGATTAACGGGTACTGCAAGCTGGGAAGAGTCGAAGATGCCCTCAGTTATGTACAGCAAGAGATTGCAGATGGTTTTGAACCTGACCAGGTCACATTCAGTACATTTGTTCATGGTCTGTGCCAAAATGGGCATGTTGATCATGCCCTCAAAGTCATGGATTTGATGCTCCAGCAGGGTAGTGATCCAGATGTTTTCACCTACACTACTGTTGTAAACTGCTTGTGTCAAAATGGAGAACTTGACGAGGCTAAGGCAGTCATAAATCAGATGGTGGATAGCAGTTGTTTGCCTGACGTTACCACCTTCAATACTCTCATTGTTGCCCTATGCACAGAGAATCGGCTTGAGGAAGCCTTGAACCTTGCACGCGATCTGACAGTGAAGGGACTCTCTCCAAATGTTTATACTTTCAACATTTTGATAGATGCCCTTTGTAAGGTTGGAGATCCTCATCTTGCTGTTCGATTGTTTGAAGAGATGAAAAGCAGTGGATGCACCCCTGATGAACTTACATACAATATATTGATTGATAACCTGTGCTCATCGGGGAAGCTTGCCAAAGCTTTGGATTTGTTGAAGGAGATGGAAGTTAGTGGTTGTCCTCTGAGCACAGTGACATATAACACTATAATCGATGGGTTATGCAAGAAATTGAGAATAGAAGAAGCAGAGGAGGTTTTTGATCAAATGGATGTAACAGGTATTGAAAGGAATGCGATCACATTCAATACACTTGTTGATGGATTGTGCATGGCCGAAAGGATTGACGATGCAGCAGAACTTATTGAACAAATGATAAGTGAAGGGTTGCAACCTAACAATATCACTTACAATTCTATTCTAACTCATTACTGCAAGCAAGGAAACATAGGTAAAGCTGCTGATGTTTTACAAACTATGACCGAAAATGGATTTGAAGTTGATACTGTTACATATGCAACACTCATTAATGGCCTGTGCAAGGCTCGTCGGACTCAGGCTGCTTTGAAGCTTCTTAGAGGTATGCGGATGAAAGGGATGAGGCCAACTCCAAAAGCCTTCAACCCTGTGATTCAGTCTCTATTTAGAGGGAATAATGGCAGAGATGCTCTGAATCTGTATAGGGAGATGACAGAAGTTGGTGAGCCTCCTGATGCTTTGACATATAAAATTGTTTTCCGTGGTCTCTGTCGTGGTGGTGGCCCTATTAAAGAAGCTTTTGATTTCTTGGTAGAGATGGCAGATAAGGGTTTCATACCAGAGTTTTCATCATTCCGCATGCTAGCTGATGGTCTACTGAACCTGGGTATGGATGATTACCTCATAAGTGCTATTGAACTAATTGCAGAGAAGGCCAACTTCAGAGAATCCGATGTTTCTGCAATAAGGGGTTATCTCAGGATCCGTAAATTTTATGATGCATTAGCAACTTTTGGCCGTCTCCTGGATATCAACAACCCTCGATGGACTTATCGATGAAACATGAGAAAATACTGGGAAAGTACTGAGTACATGGAAATTTTGCTGGTTAGTTCATCAGGATAGATCTTGTTTAATTACGAATAGATTACTATGCTTGTTACTTGGTGTGGATGAACTCAGCATGTAGAAGATGCTTATCTTGGTATTGAAACTCGTGGGAATTGTTTATCACCATTTCCACTGTGAACCCTGTTTTTTGAGTTTTATATTTTAAGGGTACTAACATCAGATTATTTTGCCGCCTTTTCAACTAAGTCTTCATTTATCAGTCTATTATGTCTTCACTTAATTATGCTTTTCATATTGGTTACAGCTAGAAATGTTAGCAGCAACCTATATTCTAACTATAAAATTATACAGTACCGCATCTCTTTCCATGAACCGTCTTGGAACACTGGCACGTAGGCGCTTCAGATTTAGCTTGTGAACGTACCATTACCAAAGATGATTTTATGCGGCCAGAAAGAGGGAACCAATTTAAGATGCCAAGTTGAGCAGTGTTGTACATGTGTACATATCTATTGGTAAGGTTCTGCACATAGATACCTGTATATTCGATCATTGCACAAATTGTAGACTACCATATGAACTCTGGTAGCCATCAGTTGTACATGAATAATGTGGATGCTTTAGAGAAATCCTCAAGGAACAAGCGGCCATGGATTCCTAACAAACGGCTCACTGACTCAGAATGGCTGTAAAGGAATACTGCAACATAACACAGCTTGCTGTGTTGAATGagggcaaatttgacaattttgaccttgggacgaaatcaaatcacagaatgaactacccgtgaaactatttcacgctgatgatctttttgtgtagcgcCTGCCACGCAGGCGCCACACCCTACGGTGCAGCGCCTAGCTGGGGGCGTTGCACATCTGTCCACCGTGGCAGCCCTTGGACCCGCACCCAGCAGTGCAGCGCCTCCGTGCTAGGCGCCACACATTTAAAGTGCAGCACCTGGCACTCgggcgctgcactgtgacttaGATGCCAGCCGCGGCGGCCCTCTCCTCCCCCACCCACCCCATTGCCACCAGTTACAGAACAGAAGAAACCGTGGCGgcgg
Above is a window of Triticum dicoccoides isolate Atlit2015 ecotype Zavitan chromosome 5B, WEW_v2.0, whole genome shotgun sequence DNA encoding:
- the LOC119311730 gene encoding pentatricopeptide repeat-containing protein At3g53700, chloroplastic-like yields the protein MAFATSLASCPGASLQAATARPSSLGSPAPRPRPVPRWRWPRLRPSAFASDQQALLAALREQADPEAALRMLNSALARDDFAPGRDVYEEIIRKLGTAGAFDLMKVLVREMRQEGHQAGPGVVQSFVEGYARLHMFDDAFDLVLNQLDIFGVQGDALVVVYNQLLRTLMEGSKIKLLESAYTEMSNRGVKPDLATYNTVINALCRVHQVRTAVLMLEDMSSNGVAPDEVTFTTLMQGFVEEGSIEAALRMKTRMSEMGCSPTSVTVNVLINGYCKLGRVEDALSYVQQEIADGFEPDQVTFSTFVHGLCQNGHVDHALKVMDLMLQQGSDPDVFTYTTVVNCLCQNGELDEAKAVINQMVDSSCLPDVTTFNTLIVALCTENRLEEALNLARDLTVKGLSPNVYTFNILIDALCKVGDPHLAVRLFEEMKSSGCTPDELTYNILIDNLCSSGKLAKALDLLKEMEVSGCPLSTVTYNTIIDGLCKKLRIEEAEEVFDQMDVTGIERNAITFNTLVDGLCMAERIDDAAELIEQMISEGLQPNNITYNSILTHYCKQGNIGKAADVLQTMTENGFEVDTVTYATLINGLCKARRTQAALKLLRGMRMKGMRPTPKAFNPVIQSLFRGNNGRDALNLYREMTEVGEPPDALTYKIVFRGLCRGGGPIKEAFDFLVEMADKGFIPEFSSFRMLADGLLNLGMDDYLISAIELIAEKANFRESDVSAIRGYLRIRKFYDALATFGRLLDINNPRWTYR